From the genome of Deinococcus aerius, one region includes:
- the metG gene encoding methionine--tRNA ligase: MTRQPETGDRTFFITTAIDYANGAPHIGHVYEKILTDALARYHRLAGYDVTFVTGTDEHGEKIAKAAAKAGQTPQTFVDDLSRRAFKGLWDRLEISYDDFIRTTEGRHKRYVQDILQRVYDAGDIYFAEYEGLYSVGAERYVTEKELVAGPDGVRRYPGDKDPPEPRREANYFFRMEKYQAWLLEHIERNPDFIQPAGYRNEVLEMLREPIGDLSISRPKSRVPWGIELPWDPDHVTYVWFDALLNYVSAPVSLGMGEETIGKAWHVIGKDILKPHAVFWPTMLRAAGLPLYRKLVVHSHILAEDGRKMGKSLGNAIDPEKLVAEYPVDAIRYTLLREATLSADSPYGEGILVSRLNSDLANDLGNLLSRTVSMIQKYRDGIIPQALELTEREHEIEAAALALPGEVLGLARDLKVNMAVETAMNFVRDLNRYIAESAPWNLAKSPDTARRLDTVLYTAAEGLRVASVALEAVIPGKARELREQLGLGGQSYALTGNWGLTPAGTRVVGGPILFPKPELPKAEAPQPATNGAESSARHTPALKKEKKTMTQTQQPAPQPTDTPADTQPVISIDDFARVDLRIAEVVAAEAVEKADKLLKLTVKLGDETRTVVSGIRKWFAPEDLVGRKVILVANLKPAKLRGIESQGMILAAEDEHGNLDLVGTGLDLPSGTKVR; the protein is encoded by the coding sequence ATGACGAGACAGCCGGAAACCGGGGACAGAACCTTTTTCATCACGACCGCGATTGACTACGCCAACGGCGCGCCGCATATCGGGCACGTCTACGAGAAGATCCTGACCGACGCCCTGGCCCGCTACCACCGCCTGGCCGGGTACGACGTGACCTTCGTGACCGGCACCGACGAACACGGCGAGAAGATCGCCAAGGCCGCCGCGAAAGCCGGGCAGACGCCCCAGACCTTCGTGGACGACCTCTCGCGCCGCGCCTTCAAGGGCCTGTGGGACCGGCTGGAGATCAGCTACGACGACTTCATCCGCACGACGGAGGGCCGCCACAAGCGCTACGTGCAGGACATCCTCCAGCGCGTGTACGACGCGGGCGACATCTACTTCGCCGAGTACGAGGGCCTGTACTCGGTCGGCGCCGAGCGCTACGTGACCGAAAAGGAACTCGTGGCGGGGCCCGACGGCGTGCGGCGCTACCCCGGCGACAAGGACCCGCCCGAGCCCCGGCGCGAGGCGAACTACTTCTTCCGCATGGAGAAGTATCAGGCGTGGCTGCTGGAACACATCGAGCGTAACCCCGACTTCATCCAGCCCGCGGGTTACCGCAACGAGGTGCTGGAGATGCTGCGCGAGCCTATCGGCGACCTCTCCATCAGCCGCCCGAAAAGCCGCGTGCCCTGGGGCATCGAACTCCCCTGGGACCCCGACCACGTCACCTACGTGTGGTTCGACGCGCTGCTGAACTACGTCTCCGCGCCCGTCAGCCTGGGCATGGGGGAAGAAACCATCGGCAAGGCGTGGCACGTGATCGGCAAGGACATCCTCAAGCCGCACGCGGTCTTCTGGCCCACCATGCTGCGGGCGGCGGGGCTGCCGCTCTACCGCAAGCTGGTGGTTCACAGCCACATCCTCGCCGAGGACGGGCGCAAGATGGGCAAGTCGCTCGGCAACGCCATCGACCCCGAAAAGCTGGTCGCCGAGTACCCGGTGGACGCGATTCGCTACACGCTGCTGAGGGAAGCCACACTGAGCGCGGACAGCCCCTATGGCGAGGGCATCCTGGTTTCGCGCCTGAATTCAGACCTCGCCAACGACCTCGGGAACCTCCTCTCGCGCACGGTCAGCATGATTCAGAAGTACCGGGACGGGATCATCCCGCAGGCCCTCGAACTCACCGAGCGCGAGCACGAGATCGAGGCGGCGGCGCTGGCCCTCCCCGGCGAGGTGCTGGGCCTGGCGCGCGACCTGAAGGTGAACATGGCGGTCGAGACGGCGATGAACTTCGTGCGCGACCTCAACCGCTACATTGCCGAAAGCGCCCCATGGAACCTCGCCAAGTCGCCGGATACGGCGCGGCGCCTGGACACGGTGCTCTACACCGCCGCCGAGGGGCTGCGGGTGGCGAGCGTGGCGCTGGAGGCGGTCATTCCCGGCAAGGCGCGCGAACTGCGCGAGCAGCTTGGCCTGGGCGGGCAGTCGTACGCCCTGACCGGGAACTGGGGCCTGACCCCTGCCGGAACGCGGGTGGTGGGCGGTCCGATCCTGTTTCCCAAACCGGAACTGCCGAAAGCCGAGGCGCCCCAGCCCGCGACGAACGGGGCCGAGAGCAGCGCCCGCCACACCCCCGCCCTCAAGAAAGAGAAGAAGACCATGACGCAAACCCAGCAACCTGCTCCCCAGCCCACCGACACCCCCGCCGACACCCAGCCCGTGATCTCCATCGACGACTTCGCCCGGGTGGACCTGCGAATTGCGGAGGTCGTGGCCGCCGAGGCCGTCGAGAAGGCCGACAAGCTCCTCAAACTGACGGTGAAACTGGGCGACGAGACGCGCACGGTCGTCAGCGGCATCCGCAAGTGGTTCGCGCCGGAGGACCTCGTGGGCCGCAAGGTCATCCTGGTCGCCAACCTCAAGCCCGCCAAGCTGCGCGGCATCGAGTCGCAGGGCATGATCCTCGCCGCCGAGGACGAGCACGGCAACCTCGACCTGGTGGGGACGGGGCTGGACCTGCCGAGCGGGACGAAGGTGCGGTAG
- a CDS encoding gluconeogenesis factor YvcK family protein encodes MSGARRGRTAAMRAGGRRARMWLTPGMGVKRWLVLFVLCTLIGAVGFLHFTWTGPLHFVATRWILWLNALTEPNIMPLYGVGMAVMALALGGAFLSIVMLNRSMLRSTGTAPENALDVIYSNRTLSRGPRIVAVGGGTGLSNLLSGLKVHTANITAVVTVADDGGSSGRLRESLDMIAPGDLTDCYAALSDSPVLARLLLHRFGRGEGLEGHTFGNLLLATLSEEQGGLQGAMRDIHEVLRVRGQVFPATTRPATIITRLSDGREVRGESELSRQVGQARVIDVRLDPPDLPALPAVLEAIREAELIVLGPGSLFTSILPALLVPDIARAVRESGTPVVYVASLMTEPGETTGLSLEDHVNAITEHLGRAPNWVLTNSTPIPPDVQARYAAEGAQVLDLRGASPDLRDRVRTAPLLQAGQTARHDPAALAQALLAMIAWMRSAA; translated from the coding sequence ATGAGCGGCGCGCGGCGGGGCCGGACGGCGGCCATGCGGGCGGGGGGCCGCCGGGCGCGGATGTGGCTCACACCGGGCATGGGGGTCAAGCGCTGGCTGGTGCTGTTCGTCCTCTGCACGCTGATCGGCGCCGTCGGCTTCCTGCATTTCACCTGGACGGGGCCGCTGCACTTCGTCGCCACCCGCTGGATCCTGTGGCTCAACGCGCTGACCGAGCCCAACATCATGCCGCTGTACGGGGTCGGCATGGCCGTGATGGCCCTCGCGCTGGGCGGGGCCTTTCTCTCCATCGTGATGCTCAACCGCTCCATGCTGCGCTCGACGGGCACCGCGCCGGAGAATGCGCTCGACGTGATCTACTCCAACCGCACGCTCTCGCGGGGGCCGCGCATCGTGGCGGTGGGGGGCGGCACCGGACTCTCGAACCTGCTGAGCGGGCTCAAGGTCCATACGGCCAACATCACGGCCGTCGTGACCGTCGCGGACGACGGCGGCTCCAGCGGGCGGCTGCGCGAGTCGCTCGACATGATCGCGCCGGGCGACCTCACGGACTGCTACGCGGCGCTTTCCGACAGCCCGGTCCTCGCGCGGCTGCTGCTGCACCGCTTCGGGCGCGGGGAGGGGCTGGAGGGGCACACCTTCGGCAACCTGCTCCTCGCCACCCTCAGCGAGGAACAGGGCGGCCTTCAGGGGGCGATGCGCGACATTCACGAGGTGCTGCGGGTGCGCGGTCAGGTGTTTCCGGCGACCACCCGCCCCGCCACGATCATCACCCGGCTGTCCGACGGGCGCGAGGTGCGCGGCGAGAGCGAGCTGTCCCGGCAGGTGGGTCAGGCCCGGGTGATAGACGTGCGGCTCGATCCCCCCGACCTCCCCGCCCTGCCCGCCGTGCTGGAGGCGATCCGGGAGGCGGAACTCATCGTGCTGGGGCCGGGGAGCCTCTTCACCTCCATCCTCCCGGCGCTGCTGGTCCCCGACATCGCCCGGGCGGTGCGCGAGTCGGGCACGCCCGTCGTGTACGTGGCCAGCCTGATGACCGAGCCCGGCGAGACCACCGGCCTGAGCCTGGAGGATCATGTGAACGCGATCACCGAGCATCTGGGCCGCGCGCCGAACTGGGTGCTCACCAACAGCACGCCCATCCCCCCCGACGTGCAGGCCCGCTACGCCGCCGAGGGGGCACAGGTCCTCGACCTGAGGGGGGCGAGCCCCGACCTGCGGGACCGGGTGCGGACCGCTCCCCTGCTGCAAGCGGGACAGACCGCCCGCCACGACCCGGCCGCGCTGGCACAGGCCCTGCTGGCGATGATCGCCTGGATGCGGAGCGCGGCCTGA
- the rapZ gene encoding RNase adapter RapZ produces MPFVIVSGLSGSGKSTALRTLEDAGFFITDNLPPELWGAMHDLATARGLTRVAVSTDARTRDFLGALEDSYTRLSRRREDLRVLFLEAHSEVLLQRYNLTRRVHPLGEALMVDFARERELLAPLRAIADTVIDTTRLTAAELSERVLRLFRLEQDFALRLLSFGFKHTPPRDADLTLDVRSLPNPHWVPELRAHTGLEADVAEYVFQDEASEGFYGELRDFVRLAAQRARQSGRRGYTVAVGCTGGRHRSVAVAERLARDLADLGAHSPEHRDMGLGEHG; encoded by the coding sequence ATGCCGTTCGTGATCGTCTCGGGCCTGTCGGGCAGTGGCAAGAGCACCGCGCTGCGCACCCTGGAGGACGCGGGCTTTTTCATCACCGACAACCTGCCGCCCGAGCTGTGGGGGGCGATGCACGACCTGGCGACGGCGCGGGGCCTGACGCGGGTGGCGGTCAGCACCGACGCGCGCACGCGGGACTTCCTGGGGGCGCTGGAGGACTCCTACACGCGGCTCTCCCGGCGCCGCGAGGACCTGCGGGTGCTGTTCCTGGAGGCGCACTCGGAGGTGCTGCTCCAGCGGTACAACCTGACCCGGCGGGTGCACCCCCTGGGCGAGGCGCTGATGGTGGACTTCGCGCGTGAGCGGGAACTACTGGCCCCGCTGCGCGCGATCGCGGACACGGTGATCGACACGACCCGCCTGACGGCCGCCGAACTCTCGGAGCGGGTGCTGCGGCTCTTCCGGCTGGAACAGGACTTCGCCCTGCGGCTGCTGAGCTTCGGCTTCAAGCACACGCCGCCGCGCGACGCGGACCTGACGCTCGACGTGCGCTCGCTCCCCAATCCCCACTGGGTGCCCGAGCTGCGCGCCCACACGGGGCTGGAGGCGGACGTGGCGGAGTACGTCTTTCAGGACGAGGCCTCCGAAGGGTTCTACGGGGAGCTGCGCGACTTCGTGCGGTTGGCGGCCCAGCGGGCACGGCAGTCCGGGCGGCGCGGGTACACGGTGGCGGTGGGCTGCACGGGGGGGCGGCACCGCTCGGTCGCGGTGGCCGAGCGGCTCGCCCGGGACCTGGCGGACCTGGGGGCGCATTCCCCCGAACACCGCGACATGGGCCTGGGGGAACACGGATGA
- a CDS encoding low temperature requirement protein A: MTMTHGQPDSVSIEDGVQDSQAPSPPPTDEQRVTWLELFFDLIFVVAFDQLAKRLGDTPSGANVGLFLLLFTAVWWAWAGNTTFAARYGNDRRVYRWGSLLQLVTLGIIALTERGDLDQTGQAFALAYGANRLILVGMYLVTLRRDPDAAVFARPTAAGYGLGALIWLGSAGLGGTAQLALWCLALGVDLLTPLLIRERHGAALPHQEHLPERVGLLQIIALGGVVNEVVTGGRQRDLTWDSLGAALFAIAAAVALWRLYFDQARALPVALAHRVGRVSAFLAWLYGHLPFTVSVVMLGVGLGHGIGDTDPAHDAVNRALVVWPLAGALLTLALLRWNARRLTVHRARPDRSLLALSLGAAAAGGLALSGLGTLPLHAAVAALTLALALIVATDPLTRRLGQIEERLGASGSPI, encoded by the coding sequence ATGACGATGACGCACGGCCAGCCCGACAGTGTGAGCATCGAGGACGGGGTTCAGGACAGCCAGGCACCCTCCCCCCCGCCCACCGACGAGCAGCGGGTCACCTGGCTGGAGCTGTTCTTCGACCTGATCTTCGTGGTGGCCTTCGACCAGCTCGCCAAGCGGCTGGGGGACACGCCGAGTGGGGCGAACGTCGGCCTCTTCCTGCTGCTGTTCACGGCGGTGTGGTGGGCCTGGGCGGGCAACACGACGTTTGCGGCCCGCTACGGCAACGACCGCCGGGTGTACCGCTGGGGCAGCCTGCTGCAACTCGTGACGCTGGGCATCATCGCGCTGACCGAGCGCGGCGACCTCGACCAGACCGGTCAGGCCTTTGCCCTCGCTTACGGGGCCAACCGCCTCATCCTGGTCGGGATGTACCTCGTGACCCTGCGGCGCGACCCGGACGCCGCCGTCTTCGCCCGTCCCACCGCCGCCGGGTACGGGCTGGGCGCGCTGATCTGGCTGGGAAGCGCGGGGCTGGGGGGAACGGCCCAACTCGCCCTGTGGTGCCTGGCCCTCGGGGTGGACCTGCTCACGCCGCTGTTGATCCGCGAACGCCACGGCGCCGCCCTGCCCCACCAGGAACACCTGCCCGAGCGCGTCGGGCTCCTCCAGATCATCGCGCTGGGCGGGGTCGTCAACGAGGTCGTCACGGGGGGGCGGCAGCGGGACCTGACGTGGGATTCCCTGGGGGCCGCCCTGTTTGCCATCGCCGCGGCGGTCGCCCTGTGGCGGCTGTACTTCGACCAGGCCCGCGCCCTGCCCGTGGCCCTCGCCCACCGGGTGGGCCGCGTCAGCGCCTTTCTCGCGTGGCTGTACGGCCACCTGCCCTTCACGGTCAGTGTGGTGATGCTCGGGGTGGGCCTGGGGCACGGGATCGGCGACACCGACCCCGCCCACGACGCCGTGAACCGCGCCCTCGTCGTCTGGCCGCTGGCCGGGGCGCTCCTCACCCTGGCCCTGCTGCGCTGGAATGCCCGGCGCCTCACCGTGCACCGCGCGCGGCCCGACCGCAGCCTGCTGGCCCTGTCCCTCGGGGCCGCCGCTGCCGGGGGCCTCGCTCTCAGCGGGCTGGGCACCCTGCCCCTGCACGCCGCCGTCGCCGCCCTGACCCTGGCCCTCGCCCTGATCGTCGCCACCGATCCCCTCACCCGGCGCCTGGGGCAGATCGAGGAGCGGCTGGGCGCGTCCGGTTCACCGATCTGA
- the ruvA gene encoding Holliday junction branch migration protein RuvA, with translation MIAYLSGVVREVRDASAVIVAGGVGYEVFCPASTLGKLSPGQPAELNTRFVVREDAQLLFGFSDADSLRLFDLLTGVSGVGPKLGLALLSAMPVSAIAQGLITGDVKLLSSVSGVGKKTAERLVLELQNKVPDHLAAPTTGAKAAPVSSTAGRDAIEALLALGFREGQVRSVVAELLAADPAQSADALIRKGLGKLR, from the coding sequence GTGATTGCCTACCTGAGTGGCGTGGTGCGCGAGGTACGCGACGCCAGCGCCGTGATCGTCGCCGGGGGCGTGGGCTACGAGGTCTTCTGCCCCGCCTCCACCCTAGGGAAACTGAGCCCGGGCCAGCCCGCCGAACTCAACACCCGCTTCGTGGTGCGCGAGGATGCCCAACTGCTCTTCGGCTTCAGCGACGCCGACAGCCTGCGCCTCTTCGACCTGCTGACGGGCGTGAGCGGTGTGGGGCCGAAGCTGGGGCTGGCCCTGCTCTCCGCGATGCCCGTCAGCGCCATCGCGCAGGGCCTGATCACGGGCGACGTGAAGCTGCTCTCCAGCGTCTCGGGGGTGGGCAAGAAGACCGCCGAGCGGCTGGTGCTCGAACTCCAGAACAAGGTGCCCGACCACCTCGCTGCGCCGACGACGGGGGCGAAGGCCGCCCCGGTCAGCAGCACGGCGGGCCGGGACGCCATCGAGGCCCTGCTCGCCCTCGGCTTCCGGGAGGGGCAGGTGCGGAGCGTGGTGGCGGAGCTGCTCGCCGCCGACCCCGCCCAGAGCGCCGACGCGCTGATCCGCAAGGGTTTGGGGAAGCTCCGCTAG
- a CDS encoding DMT family transporter produces MRVPAPGLILTAAVLWGLLGILGKNAQSAGVSPLEVAFWRAVLAGGLYAAHALVTRAAFPRGRNLLVTAGFGVLGVSVFYGSYQLAVRAGGASLASVLLYTAPAFVALFGWAVLRERLGARELAAVAGTLVGIGLISLGGGQGVNVTGAALGWGLTAGFTYSLYYLYGKAFFTRYSPTALLAVALPVGALCLLPFVSFSAKTPGAWGSLSAIAVFSTYLAYLAYSAGLRHLPATRASVIASLEPVVAAGLAALLFGERLSPTALLGAGLVIGAALLLSVEKRPGTPISHPVQE; encoded by the coding sequence ATGAGGGTGCCCGCGCCGGGGCTGATCCTGACCGCCGCCGTGCTGTGGGGCCTGCTGGGCATTCTGGGCAAGAACGCCCAGTCGGCGGGCGTCTCGCCGCTGGAGGTCGCCTTCTGGCGGGCGGTGCTGGCGGGCGGGCTGTACGCGGCGCACGCCCTCGTCACCCGCGCGGCCTTTCCCCGGGGGCGCAACCTGCTGGTGACGGCGGGCTTCGGCGTCCTGGGCGTGAGCGTGTTCTACGGCTCGTACCAGCTCGCCGTTCGGGCGGGCGGCGCCAGCCTCGCCAGCGTGCTGCTGTACACCGCCCCGGCCTTCGTGGCGCTGTTCGGCTGGGCCGTGCTGCGCGAGCGGCTGGGCGCGCGGGAACTTGCCGCCGTCGCCGGAACGCTGGTGGGCATCGGCCTGATCAGCCTGGGCGGGGGGCAGGGCGTGAACGTGACGGGCGCGGCGCTCGGGTGGGGCCTGACCGCCGGGTTCACGTACAGCCTGTACTACCTGTATGGAAAGGCATTCTTCACCCGTTACTCGCCCACGGCGCTGCTGGCGGTCGCCCTGCCGGTCGGCGCCCTCTGCCTGCTCCCCTTCGTGAGCTTCAGCGCCAAGACGCCCGGCGCGTGGGGCTCTCTCTCCGCCATCGCCGTCTTCAGCACGTACCTCGCCTACCTCGCCTACAGCGCGGGCCTGCGGCACCTGCCCGCCACCCGCGCGAGCGTGATCGCCAGCCTGGAGCCGGTCGTCGCTGCGGGGCTGGCCGCCCTGCTGTTCGGCGAGCGCCTCTCCCCCACCGCGCTGCTTGGGGCGGGGCTGGTGATTGGGGCGGCGCTGCTGCTGAGTGTGGAGAAACGCCCGGGGACACCCATCTCACATCCGGTCCAGGAGTAG
- a CDS encoding glycoside hydrolase family 15 protein, with translation MTSSPPRDLSDHKLPSENPPAEDTPTHGLAPGAPGLPPTWASSDKDFVTTALGGASRLWVTGGHGALNEVYWPSTGQPQIRDLTFYLIGESGWVDLARARRYVFSMPGPYLPLPTILHWGEDYELSLEVLPDPTRDVLLVRYALTGPYRLAMVLAPHLTSTGHGNAAWVEGQRLLAVSGDRALALLAGGPMTHLSAGYVGFSDGWQDLHAHGRLTWAYERAENGNVALSAELVEPSGLLALGFAESVQGAQGLARASLAEGDEPARRAFLHAWEDWGSALRLGGSSPELEAEAVLSATVLKIHEDRTYPGALVASLSIPWGNHTDTLGGYHLVWPRDATLAAFALIACHQRGDARRVLAGFIANQQPDGHWFQNYYPDGQPFWHGIQLDETAFPVLLAAKLREEGEPELEGTRDMVRRALAFVARTGPTSDQDRWEENPGVNPFTLAVAIAALVAGAGWLEEDERHYALGLADDWNERLESCCYVTDTPLSRELGVEGYYVRLAPPTRDGALTGEVMLQNREGKTVEASALVSLDFSYLPRLGLRSARDPRIRGTVRVVDHLLAEETPTGTFYHRYNDDGYGEHDDGSPYDGHGCGRLWPLLTGERGHLALQAGEDPAPYLDALLRCSSPGGLLPEQVWNGPPLPECGLFPGRPNGSAMPLLWAHAEFLKLLRASQTGRPAELLREVEERYAEPLPAEVRHWRPAAPVPQLEPGLLLLIEDAQPFTLHSGFDGWQDVRERAALPLPFGLWGVSFSPADLEGHHRLNFTRRSEAGWEGQDHVIRLGQDTPRTSLPARSGG, from the coding sequence ATGACCAGCTCGCCACCCCGGGACCTTTCAGACCACAAGTTGCCTTCCGAGAATCCGCCCGCCGAGGACACGCCGACCCACGGCCTCGCCCCCGGAGCCCCCGGCCTGCCGCCGACCTGGGCGAGCAGCGACAAGGACTTCGTGACGACCGCGCTGGGCGGTGCGTCCCGGCTGTGGGTCACCGGCGGCCACGGCGCGCTGAATGAGGTGTACTGGCCCTCCACCGGGCAGCCGCAGATCCGCGACCTGACCTTCTACCTCATCGGCGAGTCGGGCTGGGTGGACCTGGCGCGGGCGCGGCGGTACGTGTTCTCGATGCCGGGGCCGTACCTGCCGCTGCCGACCATCCTCCACTGGGGCGAGGACTACGAGTTGTCGCTGGAGGTGCTGCCCGACCCCACCCGCGACGTGCTGCTGGTCCGCTACGCCCTGACCGGCCCCTACCGCCTGGCAATGGTGCTGGCCCCCCACCTCACCTCCACCGGGCACGGCAACGCGGCCTGGGTCGAGGGGCAGCGGCTCCTCGCGGTGAGCGGCGACCGCGCCCTCGCATTGCTGGCGGGTGGGCCGATGACGCACCTCAGCGCCGGGTACGTCGGTTTCTCGGACGGCTGGCAGGACCTGCACGCGCACGGGCGCCTGACCTGGGCGTATGAGAGGGCCGAGAACGGCAACGTGGCCCTCTCCGCCGAACTGGTGGAGCCGTCCGGCCTGCTGGCGCTCGGTTTCGCGGAGAGCGTGCAGGGCGCTCAGGGCCTGGCCCGCGCGAGCCTGGCCGAGGGGGACGAGCCCGCCCGCCGCGCCTTTCTCCACGCCTGGGAGGACTGGGGAAGTGCCCTGCGGCTGGGCGGCTCCAGCCCCGAACTGGAGGCGGAGGCGGTGCTGAGCGCGACCGTCCTCAAGATTCACGAGGACCGGACCTACCCGGGGGCCCTCGTCGCCAGCCTCAGCATCCCCTGGGGGAACCACACCGACACGCTGGGGGGCTACCACCTCGTCTGGCCGCGCGACGCCACGCTGGCGGCCTTCGCTTTGATCGCCTGCCACCAGCGGGGGGACGCCCGGCGGGTGCTCGCAGGCTTCATCGCCAACCAGCAGCCCGACGGCCACTGGTTCCAGAACTACTACCCCGACGGCCAGCCCTTCTGGCACGGCATCCAGCTCGACGAGACGGCCTTCCCGGTGCTCCTCGCCGCCAAACTCCGCGAGGAGGGCGAGCCGGAACTGGAGGGCACCCGCGACATGGTGCGCCGCGCCCTCGCCTTCGTGGCCCGCACCGGCCCCACCAGCGACCAGGACCGCTGGGAGGAGAACCCCGGCGTCAACCCCTTCACCCTGGCGGTCGCCATCGCCGCGCTGGTCGCGGGGGCGGGGTGGCTGGAGGAGGACGAGCGCCACTACGCCCTGGGGCTGGCGGACGACTGGAACGAGCGGCTGGAGAGCTGCTGTTACGTGACCGATACGCCGCTGAGCCGCGAGCTGGGGGTGGAGGGCTACTACGTGCGGCTCGCGCCCCCGACCCGGGACGGCGCCCTGACCGGGGAGGTCATGCTGCAAAACCGCGAGGGGAAGACGGTCGAGGCGTCCGCCCTCGTCAGCCTGGACTTCTCGTACCTGCCGCGCCTGGGGCTGCGCTCGGCGCGCGATCCCCGCATCCGGGGCACCGTGCGGGTGGTGGATCACCTGCTCGCCGAGGAGACGCCCACCGGGACCTTCTACCACCGCTACAACGACGACGGGTACGGGGAACACGATGACGGCTCGCCCTACGACGGGCACGGGTGCGGGCGGTTGTGGCCCCTGCTGACGGGCGAGCGCGGCCACCTCGCCCTCCAGGCGGGGGAGGACCCCGCCCCGTACCTGGACGCCCTGCTGCGCTGTTCCAGCCCCGGTGGGCTACTGCCGGAACAGGTCTGGAATGGCCCGCCCCTGCCCGAGTGCGGCCTCTTCCCGGGCCGCCCCAACGGGAGCGCGATGCCCCTGCTGTGGGCGCACGCCGAGTTCCTGAAACTGCTCCGGGCCTCCCAGACCGGCCGCCCCGCCGAACTGCTGCGCGAGGTGGAGGAACGCTACGCCGAGCCGCTTCCCGCCGAGGTCCGGCACTGGCGCCCCGCCGCGCCCGTTCCGCAACTGGAGCCGGGCCTGCTGCTGCTGATCGAGGACGCGCAGCCCTTCACGCTCCACTCCGGCTTCGACGGCTGGCAGGACGTGCGGGAGCGGGCGGCGCTGCCCCTACCCTTCGGCCTGTGGGGGGTCAGTTTCAGTCCCGCCGACCTGGAGGGCCACCATCGGCTGAACTTCACCCGGCGGAGCGAGGCGGGATGGGAGGGCCAGGACCACGTGATCCGGCTGGGCCAGGACACGCCCCGCACCTCCCTTCCGGCGCGGAGTGGGGGATAG
- a CDS encoding glucodextranase DOMON-like domain-containing protein gives MLTLLTAALLTLSDPAGDARGDGGYVLPTRPAVSADALDLRRFEAGPQGSGMRFRVGLGRIENPWNASSGFSANVTDIFVGSAQGGQRRLDHLRLNAAGGGWTYHLRVTGFGSTLERVAANGEGPTSLTALPTPTVRVEGTDLVIDAAVPPGEYAYWVTSSVYSPLTPDGVLRPGTTPGPTVLQAGRADAPVPVDVLLPSGDTAPFTGGTLPAVGETRDTRPLILAAVGGVGLLLVSLATLRLWRRS, from the coding sequence GTGCTGACGCTCCTCACCGCCGCGCTCCTGACGCTGTCCGATCCTGCCGGGGACGCGCGGGGGGACGGCGGGTACGTATTGCCCACCCGGCCCGCCGTGAGCGCGGACGCCCTGGACCTGCGCCGCTTCGAGGCGGGGCCGCAGGGGTCAGGCATGCGCTTCCGGGTGGGGCTGGGCCGGATCGAGAACCCCTGGAACGCCTCCTCGGGCTTCTCGGCGAACGTGACCGACATCTTCGTGGGGAGCGCCCAGGGCGGGCAGCGCAGGCTGGATCACCTGCGGCTGAACGCGGCGGGCGGCGGGTGGACCTACCACCTGCGCGTGACGGGCTTCGGCAGCACGCTGGAGCGCGTGGCCGCGAACGGGGAAGGCCCCACCTCCCTGACCGCCCTCCCCACGCCGACCGTGCGGGTGGAGGGCACGGACCTCGTGATCGACGCCGCCGTTCCACCGGGTGAGTACGCCTACTGGGTGACGAGCAGCGTGTACTCGCCCCTGACGCCCGACGGGGTGCTGCGCCCGGGCACCACGCCCGGCCCCACGGTTCTCCAGGCGGGCCGGGCGGACGCCCCCGTGCCGGTGGACGTGCTGCTGCCCTCGGGGGACACGGCGCCCTTCACGGGGGGCACGCTTCCCGCCGTGGGGGAGACGCGCGACACCCGCCCCCTCATCCTCGCGGCGGTCGGCGGCGTGGGGCTGCTGCTGGTGAGCCTGGCGACCCTGCGGCTGTGGCGGCGGTCATGA